The proteins below are encoded in one region of Equus przewalskii isolate Varuska chromosome 1, EquPr2, whole genome shotgun sequence:
- the LPCAT4 gene encoding lysophospholipid acyltransferase LPCAT4, giving the protein MSQGSPGDWAPLDPTPGPSAPPNPFVHELHLSRLQRVKFCLLGALLAPIRVLLAFIVLFLLWPFAWLQVAGLTEEQLQEPITGWRKTVCHNGVLGLSRLLFFLLGFLRIRVRGQRASCLQAPVLVAAPHSTFFDPIVLLPCDLPKVVSRAENLSVPVIGALLRFNQAILVSRHDPASRRRVVEEVRRRATSGGKWPQVLFFPEGTCSNKKALLKFKPGAFIAGVPVQPVLIRYPNSLDTTSWAWRGPGVLKVLWLTASQPCSIVDVEFLPVYHPSLEESRDPTLYANNVQRVMAQALGIPATECEFVGSLPVIVVGRLKVALEPQLWELRRVLRKAGLSPGCVDAGAEPGRSRMISQEEFAKQLQLSDPQTVAGAFSYFQQDANGLVDFRDVALALAALDGNRSLEELTCLAFELFAEEQTEGPTRLLYRDGFSTILHLLLGSPRPAAVTLHAELCQAGSCQGLSLCQFQDFSLRDPLHEKLFSTYLRPSQIPNASSPGSPTARANGTVQAPKQKGD; this is encoded by the exons ATGAGCCAGGGAAGTCCGGGGGACTGGGCCCCCCTCGACCCCACCCCCGGACCCTCAGCGCCCCCCAACCCCTTCGTGCATGAGTTACATCTCTCCCGCCTCCAGAGGGTTAAG TTCTGCCTCCTGGGAGCATTGCTGGCCCCCATCCGAGTGCTTCTGGCCTTTATCgtcctctttctcctctggccCTTTGCCTGGCTGCAAGTAGCTGGTCTCACTGAGGAGCAGCTTCAGGAACCAATTACAGGATGGAGGAA GACCGTGTGCCACAACGGGGTGCTGGGTCTCAGCCGCCTGCTCTTTTTCCTGCTGGGCTTCCTCCGGATTCGCGTTCGGGGCCAGCGGGCCTCATGCCTTCAAGCCCCTGTGCTTGTTGCTGCCCCCCACTCTACTTTCTTTGACCCCATTGTTCTGCTGCCCtgtgacctgcccaaggttgTGTCCCGAGCTGAAAACCTTTCCGTGCCTGTCATTGGAG CCCTTCTTCGCTTCAACCAAGCCATCCTAGTGTCCCGTCATGACCCAGCTTCTCGGCGCAGGGTGGTAGAGGAGGTCCGAAGACGGGCTACGTCAGGAGGCAAGTGGCCCCAG GTCCTGTTCTTTCCTGAGGGCACCTGTTCCAACAAGAAGGCTTTGCTTAAATTCAAGCCAG GAGCCTTCATCGCAGGGGTGCCTGTGCAGCCTGTCCTCATCCGCTACCCCAACAGTCTG GACACCACCAGCTGGGCATGGAGGGGCCCTGGAGT ACTCAAAGTCCTTTGGCTCACAGCCTCTCAGCCCTGCAGCATCGTGGATGTGGAG ttcCTCCCTGTGTACCACCCCAGCCTGGAGGAGAGCAGGGACCCCACCCTCTATGCAAACAATGTCCAGAGGGTGATGGCACA GGCCCTGGGCATTCCAGCCACCGAGTGTGAGTTTGTAGGGAGCTTGCCTGTGATTGTGGTGGGCCGGCTGAAGGTAGCATTGGAGCCACAGCTCTGGGAACTGAGAAGGGTGCTTCGGAAGGCTGG GCTGTCCCCTGGCTGTGTGGACGCTGGAGCAGAGCCAGGCCGGAGTCGAATGATCAGCCAGGAAGAGTTTGCCAAGCAGCTACAGCTCTCTGACCCACAGACGGTGGCCGGTGCCTTCAGCTACTTCCAGCAG GATGCTAATGGTTTGGTGGACTTCCGGGATGTGGCCCTTGCATTGGCAGCTCTGGATGGGAACAGGAGCCTGGAGGAACTGACTTGCCTGGCCTTTGAG cTGTTCGCTGAGGAGCAAACAGAGGGACCCACCCGCCTGCTGTACAGAGACGGCTTCAGCACCATCCTACACCTCCTGCTGGGGTCACCTCGCCCTGCTGCTGTAACTTTGCATGCTGAGCTGTGCCAGGCAGGATCCTGCCAAGGCCTCTCCCTCT GTCAGTTCCAGGACTTCTCCCTCCGTGACCCGCTCCATGAGAAGCTCTTCAGCACCTACCTGCGCCCCTCCCAGATACCAAATGCCTCATCCCCAGGCAGCCCCACTGCTCGGGCCAACGGGACTGTGCAGGCACCCAAGCAGAAGGGCGACTGA